The Cylindrospermopsis curvispora GIHE-G1 genome contains a region encoding:
- a CDS encoding LLM class flavin-dependent oxidoreductase, whose product MGEKRRFHLGAFIQATGHHVSAWRHPEAQIDAGLNFLHYWEITRTAERGLLDAVFLADSPGIWGGTPETQKRNGKLAHFEPVTLFSALSSVTKNIGFIATASTTYEDPYNLARKFASLDYLSNGRAGWNVVTTGNENAAANFGLEYHPEHSQRYERAEEFVEVVKGLWDSWEDDAFIRDRESGIYFDPDKLHILNHQGKYFSVKGPLNVGRPPQGYPVIVQAGASEAGRELAARTAEVIFTANQTLSDAQEFYSDIKGRLGKYGRSFEDLKIMPGAFPVIGRTEEEAQEKYEFIQSLIHPDVAWGILKTYYKGVDLSGYSLDDIAPELPSETNSNKSRLKLVQDLASRGSLTLRQLYLALATARGHRTIIGTPESIADQLEEWFNNGAADGFNIMPPILPSGLDDFVDLVVPILQKRGLFRTEYEGSTLRENLGLRRPPNQFAVRVDSPALVLA is encoded by the coding sequence ATGGGTGAGAAGCGTAGGTTTCATTTAGGTGCATTTATTCAGGCTACTGGACATCATGTTTCTGCCTGGCGACATCCAGAGGCGCAAATAGATGCTGGTTTAAATTTTTTGCACTATTGGGAAATAACCCGAACTGCGGAAAGGGGACTGCTTGATGCGGTTTTTTTAGCCGATAGCCCTGGGATATGGGGTGGCACACCAGAAACTCAAAAACGGAATGGTAAGTTAGCTCATTTTGAGCCTGTAACTTTATTTTCCGCTTTATCATCGGTAACCAAGAATATTGGCTTTATTGCTACTGCTTCTACTACTTATGAAGATCCTTACAATTTGGCAAGGAAGTTTGCTTCTTTAGACTATTTAAGTAATGGTCGAGCAGGATGGAATGTGGTCACTACCGGTAATGAAAATGCTGCGGCTAATTTTGGGTTGGAATATCATCCGGAACATAGTCAGCGTTATGAGCGAGCAGAAGAGTTTGTGGAGGTAGTTAAGGGTTTGTGGGACAGTTGGGAGGATGATGCGTTTATTCGGGACAGGGAATCGGGGATTTACTTTGATCCGGATAAGTTACATATCCTCAATCATCAGGGTAAATATTTTTCGGTTAAGGGTCCGTTGAATGTGGGTCGTCCTCCTCAGGGATATCCCGTAATAGTGCAAGCTGGTGCTTCGGAAGCGGGAAGGGAGTTAGCTGCTCGCACTGCTGAGGTGATTTTTACTGCTAATCAAACTTTGAGTGATGCTCAGGAGTTTTACTCTGATATTAAGGGTAGGTTAGGAAAATACGGACGTTCCTTTGAGGATCTGAAAATTATGCCCGGTGCTTTTCCGGTTATTGGGAGAACGGAGGAAGAAGCTCAGGAGAAGTATGAGTTTATTCAGTCGCTAATTCATCCGGATGTGGCTTGGGGAATTTTAAAAACCTATTACAAGGGGGTGGATTTGTCTGGTTATTCTCTGGATGATATTGCTCCTGAGTTGCCCAGTGAGACAAACAGTAATAAGAGTCGTCTGAAGTTGGTTCAGGATTTGGCTAGTCGAGGGAGTTTAACTCTGCGCCAACTTTATCTAGCTTTGGCAACAGCTAGAGGACATCGCACTATTATTGGCACTCCTGAAAGTATTGCTGACCAGTTGGAGGAGTGGTTTAACAATGGTGCTGCAGATGGTTTCAATATCATGCCACCTATCCTTCCTTCTGGGTTGGATGATTTTGTGGATTTAGTGGTTCCTATTCTTCAAAAACGTGGGCTGTTCCGTACGGAGTATGAGGGTAGTACTCTGCGTGAAAACCTGGGTTTACGTCGTCCACCTAATCAATTTGCTGTGAGGGTGGATTCCCCAGCTTTAGTTTTGGCTTAG
- a CDS encoding ATP-binding cassette domain-containing protein, with product MVAKLTETPELVSGNLPEVILQTLELRRCFDKFVAVDDLSIYVKSGEVFGLLGPNGAGKSTVIKILTTLLPASGGKAYLSGYDVTRQPNAIRRVVGYVPQALSADGTLTGYENLLIFAKIYDIPTRHRKQRIREMLEFMGLENVAHRMVRNYSGGMIRKLEIAQAILHQPQILFLDEPTVGLDPVARSQVWQLMEQLQKQHGTTIFLTTHFLEEADALCDRVAIMNRGKEIITGSPSQLKASINKPQASLDDVFIHYAGNQLISGVSYSETARTRRATQRLG from the coding sequence ATGGTGGCTAAACTCACGGAAACGCCAGAATTAGTATCGGGTAACTTACCAGAAGTAATATTACAAACACTGGAACTCAGAAGATGTTTTGACAAATTTGTAGCAGTTGACGACCTAAGTATTTACGTTAAGTCAGGAGAGGTATTCGGTTTATTAGGTCCTAATGGAGCTGGTAAAAGCACAGTCATAAAAATCCTCACCACCCTATTACCTGCAAGTGGGGGTAAGGCCTACCTAAGCGGTTATGATGTGACTCGCCAACCTAATGCCATCAGGAGAGTAGTTGGCTACGTGCCACAAGCCCTATCAGCTGATGGCACCCTAACCGGCTATGAAAACCTATTAATATTTGCCAAAATCTATGATATACCTACTCGACATAGAAAACAGCGAATCAGAGAAATGTTAGAATTTATGGGATTAGAGAACGTAGCCCATCGAATGGTGAGAAACTATTCCGGGGGGATGATTCGCAAACTAGAAATTGCCCAAGCCATTCTCCACCAACCCCAGATTTTATTTCTGGATGAGCCAACCGTAGGATTAGATCCCGTAGCCAGGTCTCAAGTCTGGCAACTTATGGAACAGCTCCAGAAACAACATGGCACAACCATTTTTCTCACCACCCACTTTTTAGAAGAAGCAGACGCCCTTTGCGATCGCGTAGCCATCATGAACAGGGGTAAAGAAATTATCACTGGTTCCCCATCACAATTAAAAGCCTCCATCAACAAACCACAAGCCAGTTTAGACGACGTATTTATCCATTACGCAGGGAATCAACTAATATCAGGAGTTAGCTACAGTGAAACCGCTAGAACTAGACGTGCAACCCAACGCTTGGGATAA
- a CDS encoding ABC transporter permease, with protein sequence MKPLELDVQPNAWDNRPSIQPNSILLGIKNFLIKTLVIAELEVRKLRHDPSDLLLRAVQPALWLVIFGQVFSRTRAIPTGNIAYLDFMTPGILAQSGLFMAIFTGGMTLIWERDLGVVHKFLAAPIPRAAIVLGKSLACGVRCCSQVIVIYLLALLLGVNLNHSLVSLLQVILVVFLGAGCFCAFSLIIGCLVRSRERFTGIGQLITMPLFFASNAIYPISLMPDWLKIISHLNPLTYQVDALRGIMVVNGTTNYGLELDCAVLLLTLIGLTFICGRLYPRVVM encoded by the coding sequence GTGAAACCGCTAGAACTAGACGTGCAACCCAACGCTTGGGATAATAGACCATCCATCCAACCAAACAGTATCTTACTAGGGATCAAAAACTTCCTCATCAAGACCCTAGTAATTGCCGAACTAGAAGTTAGAAAATTGCGTCACGACCCCAGTGATCTACTACTCAGAGCCGTACAACCTGCCTTATGGTTAGTCATTTTTGGACAAGTTTTTTCCCGAACCCGTGCTATTCCCACAGGTAATATAGCTTACCTAGACTTTATGACCCCGGGTATCCTAGCACAAAGTGGCCTATTTATGGCTATTTTTACGGGAGGTATGACCTTAATTTGGGAAAGGGATCTAGGAGTAGTGCATAAATTTTTAGCAGCGCCCATACCCCGTGCTGCCATAGTTTTAGGCAAGAGCCTAGCTTGCGGTGTCCGTTGTTGTTCTCAAGTAATAGTCATTTACCTTCTAGCCTTATTATTAGGAGTGAACTTAAATCATAGCCTTGTATCCTTACTGCAAGTTATCCTAGTTGTTTTCTTGGGTGCTGGTTGTTTTTGCGCCTTCTCCTTGATTATTGGCTGCCTAGTTAGATCAAGAGAAAGATTTACTGGTATTGGACAATTGATTACCATGCCATTATTTTTTGCTAGTAACGCCATATACCCAATTTCCCTAATGCCCGATTGGTTAAAAATAATTTCCCACCTCAATCCCCTCACCTACCAGGTAGATGCTTTACGGGGAATCATGGTAGTCAACGGAACCACCAATTATGGACTTGAGTTAGATTGCGCAGTTCTTCTGTTAACATTAATAGGCTTAACCTTTATTTGTGGAAGACTTTATCCACGAGTAGTCATGTAA
- a CDS encoding MarR family winged helix-turn-helix transcriptional regulator, producing the protein MSFDKPPQKCAARVMETIPLLMRFIRSDMRNHSADSLTIPQLRSLAFLKRNPGTSLSAVAEHLGVTCATASTTIERLVQRHLVQRTDHPQERRKIVLNLTTQGKSLLEESQEKTRLHIAEIIESLTSEELLQIETSLTLLKNVFEKTESNH; encoded by the coding sequence ATGTCCTTCGATAAACCCCCCCAAAAATGTGCAGCTAGGGTAATGGAAACCATTCCCCTATTAATGCGGTTTATTCGAAGTGACATGCGTAATCATAGTGCTGATTCCCTCACCATTCCCCAACTGCGATCGCTCGCCTTTCTCAAACGTAACCCGGGAACTTCCCTTTCCGCAGTAGCAGAGCATCTTGGTGTTACCTGTGCCACAGCTTCCACAACCATCGAAAGACTGGTACAACGCCATCTGGTACAAAGAACAGATCACCCCCAGGAAAGAAGAAAAATAGTATTAAATCTCACCACACAAGGAAAATCCCTCTTAGAAGAATCTCAGGAAAAAACTCGCCTTCATATTGCCGAAATTATTGAGAGCCTAACCTCGGAAGAACTATTACAAATTGAAACAAGTCTTACTTTGCTAAAAAATGTCTTTGAAAAAACCGAATCTAACCACTGA